In the genome of Campylobacter avium LMG 24591, the window AAATAAGCAAATTTATATCAGCATTGTCGTTTAAGTAGCTCAAAGCCTCCTCGCCATGTGCTGCTGCCAGGATATTAAAATTCCTTAAAGAAAGCATATTTTTAATATTATTTCTTTCATTTATGTTGCTCATGGCAAGTATTACTCTAAATTTTTGAAAGCGACTTAAAAGCTCTACAGCCGAAATAATCTCATCTATGCAGGTATCGCTTTCCTTTGATATGTAAGAATATATCTGCTTGTCAAGAAATCTCTGCTTAATCTCATTGCTGCTATTTGCCGTAAGCACCACAACTAAAAGGGAGTGGCCTAGCAAAAAATCCACTATTTCACCATTTAAAGCATCTGGCAAACACAAATCCGCAAAGCACACGAAATATTTTTCTCCGCTTTCCACCAAGCTTTTAGCCTCAGCAAAGGAAAAGGCTATGTCTATTTCGAAGTTAAAAACCGAACTTATTTTTTTTGCTAAAAGCTTTGTAAGCATTTTATTATCATCAATAATTAAAATCTTGCCCATAAGTAAATCTTTCTTGATATATTAGAAAATTAAAAGCTACATACTAGCATATTTTTATGAATTTAATCTAAGACTTGAGCAAAGTTTTAGCAAATTCCAAAGCCTCATCTCTAATTTGCTCCCCGCTTATCATTCTAGCTAACTCCCCTACCCTTTCATCATCTTTTAGCTTTCTTACAAAGCTTTCATTGTTTTCCTTTTCGACTAAAAAATGATTTTTAGCCTTTGATGAGAGTTGTGGCAGGTGCGAGATAGCAAAAATTTGATAAAAATTTGCTAGCTCATCTAAGACATTTGCTATGCTCATTGCTTCTTTTCCACTTAAATTTGCATCAATCTCATCTAAAAAGATAATGCCTTTTCCAAAATTTAAAAGCTTACATTCAACCGCTATAAAGGCTAATCTAAGCCTATTTAACTCACCTGAGCTTAAATTCTTAAGCTCTGCTTCATTTATGCTCAGCTTAAGCTCATCAAAGCCAAGCTCACTCAAATCACAGCTCAAAAGCTCTAAGGATACATTTTTCATATATAATTTTTCTAGGTATGAATTTAAAAGAGTTTGCAAGTCCTTTAAATTCGACTTTCGAAACTTGCTTAAAATTTCGGCCTTATCATTTACTTCTTTGGACAAATTTTCTAGCTCAAGCTCAAGTTCTTTTTTCTCAAAGCTTAAATTTTCATAATGCAAAAGCTCTTTTTTCTTTTCCTCAAGCACTTTTAGGCTTTCTTCTATGCTACCGTATTTTTTAATCAAAAAAGACAGCTGCTCTATGCGGTCTAAAAGCTCCTCTATGTCAAAGTCCAAATCATCAAAATTTTGACTTTCGCTCACAAACCTCAGCTCATTCAAGCAGTCCGTAAAAAAGGCACTATCTTTTTCGCTTAAATTTAAAGCTTCTATAACTGCTGATTCAAGCTCAAAAATAGCATTTGCCCTAGCCCAAGCTTCTATTATCTTATCTTTTTTTGAAAGTCTTTTTTTTAGACTTAAAAGCTCTTCGTACTCGCCTAATTTTGGCTTTATTTTTTCTATCTTTTCTATCTGCATAGAGGCTAATTCTTTTAAATCCTCTATCCTCTTTTCCTCCTCTTTTATTTTCTCAAGCTCCTCGCTTTTATCCTTATAGTTTTTATAAAGCTCTTTAAAAGAGGATAAAAATTCCTTAAAAGTGCCATCTTTTTGCTCTTGCAAAACATCTAGCAAGCCTAAAAGCCTTTCATTGCTAAATTCGTTACTATCCTTTACAGAAAGATATTTGATAAAAGTCTTGCTTAGGGCATTTAGACTTTTTTTGTTTATGCTTTGATTGTTTAAAAAATACTTTGTGTTCTTTTCTTTAATCATCTTAAAAACATTGTCATCATCACTAAAAATCCCAAATTTATCAGCCTCTATCTCATCATCAAGCTCTATTTCTACAAATTTAGCCTCACTATCGCACAGCGCAAAGGCCGAGATAATGCCCTTAAAAAGTATTGATTTTCCAGCCCCGCTAAGTCCTGTAAAAACTGTAAGTCCTTTTTCTATCTCGAGTTCTGCTATTTTAAAACTTAAATTTTCTCTCATAAATACTTTTTTTATCATCAATGTCCCCAATTTAACTTCTCTTTTAAAATTTGAAAATAATCCCTTTTCTTTGGATGTATGATAGAAACTGTTTTTTTACTTAAATTTATGCTGATTTTATCGTAATCATTAGCATTATAATGCTCCTGTCCGTCTATGCAAAAAACGCACTCTCTAGCTCTTAAAAAAATTTCAAAACCTCTTGGTAAAACTATAGGCCTTTGAGTGAGTGAGTGTGAGCAAATGGGTGTTAAAACAAATACTTCTGCTAAGGTGTATATGATAGGACCATTTGCACTTAGATTATAAGCGGTTGAGCCAGCTGGGCTTGAGATGATGAGGCCGTCTCCGTAGTATTCATTAAAAATCTTATCATTTCTTAAAACCTCTATATGTGCCATTGACTGATGAAAAGAGCTTGTAAAAACTATGTCGTTAAAGGCGTTTTTAACTATCTTTTTGCCGTTTTTATCCTCTAAAAAAATGTCTAAAAGATAAGGTCTATCCACCCTAAAATTTCCGGCAAAAAATTCATCGAAAAAATCCTCTAGCTCAGCCACAGAACAGTCTGTTAAAAAGCCTAAATTCCCAGCATTTACACCCAATATAGCCTTATCGTACTCACAAGCCTTTCTACACAAGGATATAAGAGTTCCATCTCCTCCTAAGGATATGATTAAATCACTCTGGGTAAAAAGCCCATCAAGCTCCTTATCATCGCCAAGCTTAGTTTTAGCCAGCAAAAGCTCTATGTCCCTTTTGTCAAGTAAGGATTTTATATGTGAAATTTCCTTGCTTAAGTCTGTATTTGGTCTTGATACAAGTCCTACTTTTTTTATATTTTTATAATCAATCATCATAGAAAAATTATATCAAATCTTAGCAAAGTAAAAGAATAAAGATTATACAATTTCACTTTATTTTTATTTTTTAAGGATAAAACTTGAGAACTCATTACAACACTGATTTAAATTTAGCTAATGTAGGGGAGGAAGTGAGGCTCTGCGGTTGGGTAAATTCATACAGAGACCATGGCGGCGTTATCTTTATAGATTTAAGAGATAGAAGCGGCCTGATACAGCTTGTGTGCGACCCAAATGACAGCAAAAATGCTCATGAAATCGCCTCAAATGTTAGAAATGAATTTGTTTTAATAGCAAAGGGAAAGGTTAGAAAAAGAGGAGAAAATCTAGAAAATTTAAAGTTAAAAACCGGCAGTATAGAGGTTTTAGTAGATGAACTCATCATAGAAAATGAAAGTGAAACCGTGCCTTTTGATAGCGAAGATGAAAGCGTCAATGAGGAGCTAAGGCTAAAATACCGCTTTTTAGAGCTTAGAAATCCAAGGCTATACAACAACTTCGCCCTTCGTTCGAAAGCTTGTATAGCAGCTAGAACTTCCTTATCCTCTATGGGTTTTTTAGAGGTTGAAACGCCTATACTCACTAGAGCTACTCCTGAGGGAGCGAGGGATTATTTGGTTCCTTCTCGCGTTCATCAAGGAGAATTTTACGCCCTGCCACAAAGCCCACAGCTTTTCAAACAGCTTTTGATGTGCTCTGGCTTTGATAAGTATTTTCAGATAGCAAAATGCTTTAGGGACGAGGATTTAAGGGCGGATAGACAACCTGAATTCACGCAAATAGATGTTGAAATGAGCTTTTGCACTCAAGAAGATGTTATAAATGTAGCTGAAAACTTCTTAAAAGAAATTTTTAAGGCTTGCGACAAGGAAATTCAAACCCCTTTTAAAAGAATGTCTTATGATGAGGCCATGCAAAAGTATGGTAGCGATAAGCCTGATTTGAGGTTTAATCTTGAGCTTATCGATGTAGCAGATATTTTCGCCAGGTCTAATAATGAAATTTTTTCAAAACCAGCAACAGATGTCAAACAAAATGTAGCGAAGGCTTTAAGAGTGCCAAAGGGTGATACGATTTTTTCAAAAAGGCAAATGCAAAGATTTGAAGAATATGTGCGTAAATTTGGAGCTAAAGGGCTAGCCTTTATGCAGGTTAAAGAGGATGGACTTAAGGGGCCTTTGTGCAAGTTTTTTGAGCAAAAAGACTTAGATGAGCTTATGAAAAGATGTGACTTAGAACTTGGAGATGTAGTCTTTTTTGGAGTTGGAGCCAAAAAAATAGTGCTTGATTACATGGGAAGATTTAGAGTGTTTTTAGCAAATGAGCTAAAACTCATAGACGAAGATGAATTAAATTTCGTTTGGATAGTGGATTTTCCAATGTTTGAAAGAAACGATGATGGCTCGTATTCAGCAATGCACCACCCCTTTACTATGCCAAAAAACATAGACGAACCAGACCTAGAAAAGATACAATCAGTAGCTTATGACATAGTCTTAAACGGAGTTGAGCTAGGTGGCGGAAGTGTAAGAATTCATAAAAATGAAATTCAGCAAAAAGTCTTTAAGCTTTTAAATATAGATGAAAATGAGCAAAAAGAAAAATTTGGCTTCTTACTTGATGCTTTGAAATTTGGTGCCCCGCCTCACGCTGGTATAGCCATAGGGCTTGATAGGCTTATAATGCTTGTAAGCAAGGCAAAAAGCATAAGAGAGGTTATAGCTTTTCCAAAAACTCAACGCGCACAGTGCTTGATGACTTCTGCACCGTCGCTTGTAGATGCAAATTCTTTAAAAGAATTAGGCTTAAAACTTAAGGAGAATACAAAATGAAAAAATTATTTTTAATCATAGGTGCGCCCGGAAGCGGTAAAACAACTGATGCAAGTATAATAGCTAAAAATGACAAAAACATCACTCATTACTCAACCGGAGACTTGCTAAGAGAGGAAGTTGCCAAAAAAAGTGAGCTTGGACAGCTTATAGATAGCTTTATATCCAAAGGAAATTTAGTGCCTTTAGATGTGGTCGTAAATACCATAGTATCAGCCTTAAAAGAAGCCCCTACGCAAGTAGTTATCATAGATGGCTATCCAAGGAGCGTAGAACAAATGCTTGAATTTGACAAGGTTTTAAAGGCCCAAGAGGAAGTAAGACTAGAAGCTGTAATTGAGGTTGTAGTAAGTGAGGAGGTGGCAAGACAAAGGGTTTTAGGCCGCTCAAGAGGAGAGGATGATAATGAGGAAGTTTTCAACAATAGAATGAAAGTTTATATAGAGCCTTTGCAAGAAATTCAAGACTTTTATGCTAAAAAAAACCTGCATTTTAAAATAGATGGAGAAAGAAGCATAGATGAAATCGTAAAGGACATAAGCAAACTTATAGAAGAAATTTTAAAACTAGATGAGTAAGGAGAAACAAT includes:
- a CDS encoding AAA family ATPase; translated protein: MIKKVFMRENLSFKIAELEIEKGLTVFTGLSGAGKSILFKGIISAFALCDSEAKFVEIELDDEIEADKFGIFSDDDNVFKMIKEKNTKYFLNNQSINKKSLNALSKTFIKYLSVKDSNEFSNERLLGLLDVLQEQKDGTFKEFLSSFKELYKNYKDKSEELEKIKEEEKRIEDLKELASMQIEKIEKIKPKLGEYEELLSLKKRLSKKDKIIEAWARANAIFELESAVIEALNLSEKDSAFFTDCLNELRFVSESQNFDDLDFDIEELLDRIEQLSFLIKKYGSIEESLKVLEEKKKELLHYENLSFEKKELELELENLSKEVNDKAEILSKFRKSNLKDLQTLLNSYLEKLYMKNVSLELLSCDLSELGFDELKLSINEAELKNLSSGELNRLRLAFIAVECKLLNFGKGIIFLDEIDANLSGKEAMSIANVLDELANFYQIFAISHLPQLSSKAKNHFLVEKENNESFVRKLKDDERVGELARMISGEQIRDEALEFAKTLLKS
- a CDS encoding NAD(+) kinase is translated as MMIDYKNIKKVGLVSRPNTDLSKEISHIKSLLDKRDIELLLAKTKLGDDKELDGLFTQSDLIISLGGDGTLISLCRKACEYDKAILGVNAGNLGFLTDCSVAELEDFFDEFFAGNFRVDRPYLLDIFLEDKNGKKIVKNAFNDIVFTSSFHQSMAHIEVLRNDKIFNEYYGDGLIISSPAGSTAYNLSANGPIIYTLAEVFVLTPICSHSLTQRPIVLPRGFEIFLRARECVFCIDGQEHYNANDYDKISINLSKKTVSIIHPKKRDYFQILKEKLNWGH
- the aspS gene encoding aspartate--tRNA ligase, producing the protein MRTHYNTDLNLANVGEEVRLCGWVNSYRDHGGVIFIDLRDRSGLIQLVCDPNDSKNAHEIASNVRNEFVLIAKGKVRKRGENLENLKLKTGSIEVLVDELIIENESETVPFDSEDESVNEELRLKYRFLELRNPRLYNNFALRSKACIAARTSLSSMGFLEVETPILTRATPEGARDYLVPSRVHQGEFYALPQSPQLFKQLLMCSGFDKYFQIAKCFRDEDLRADRQPEFTQIDVEMSFCTQEDVINVAENFLKEIFKACDKEIQTPFKRMSYDEAMQKYGSDKPDLRFNLELIDVADIFARSNNEIFSKPATDVKQNVAKALRVPKGDTIFSKRQMQRFEEYVRKFGAKGLAFMQVKEDGLKGPLCKFFEQKDLDELMKRCDLELGDVVFFGVGAKKIVLDYMGRFRVFLANELKLIDEDELNFVWIVDFPMFERNDDGSYSAMHHPFTMPKNIDEPDLEKIQSVAYDIVLNGVELGGGSVRIHKNEIQQKVFKLLNIDENEQKEKFGFLLDALKFGAPPHAGIAIGLDRLIMLVSKAKSIREVIAFPKTQRAQCLMTSAPSLVDANSLKELGLKLKENTK
- a CDS encoding adenylate kinase, which gives rise to MKKLFLIIGAPGSGKTTDASIIAKNDKNITHYSTGDLLREEVAKKSELGQLIDSFISKGNLVPLDVVVNTIVSALKEAPTQVVIIDGYPRSVEQMLEFDKVLKAQEEVRLEAVIEVVVSEEVARQRVLGRSRGEDDNEEVFNNRMKVYIEPLQEIQDFYAKKNLHFKIDGERSIDEIVKDISKLIEEILKLDE